Part of the Micromonospora inyonensis genome, CGGCTCTTGCCGTTGCCGATGCCGGTGTCGACGAGCACCCGCAGTCCTTCGGTCTCGACGGCGAAGCTGTGGCTGTGCAGGCGCAGTTCGGCGTCGGGGCTGGCGAAGTCGGGGCGTAGCCAGTCCTGCCGGGCGACCAGCTCGGGGGTCGCGTCCGGCAGCAGCCACTGCCCGGTCTGTGGGGCGAGCAGCAGTTCGTCGATGCGGTGGATGGTGATGGAGCCTACGGTCCAGGTGGCGGTCATGGCGCTTCAGTGTCCTTCGGTGTTGGGGATCGAACGGGAAGCCAGGGCGAGCACCACCGAGGCGGCGAGTCCGAGCAGGACGGTGCCCATGGCGTAGACGTGCGTGGCGGTGGCGAGACCGGACATGCGGGCGACGGCGCCCACCGCGACGGCGGGCAGGCTCATCGCCAGGTAGTTGACGATGGAGCACACGGCGACGACCGCGGCTCGGTGGCGCTCGCCGACCGGTGCGGTGACCATGCGTATGCTGCCCTGGTTGACCATGCCGAACGCGGCGCCGGCCAGTACCGCCCCGCCGAGCAGCGCGGGCGGTCCGCCGCCGTGCAGAGCGGCCACGGTCAGTACCGCGGCGAGGGGTACGGCCAGGCTGCCGACCCGAACTGCCGCGCGGGGTGCCGCTCGGGTGAGCAGCACAACCGGTACGGCGGTGACCGTCACAGCGAGGAAGATCAGGCCGCCTGCCGCGAGGGGCAGGGCCGGGGCGATGTGCAGCAGCAGGGACGGGCCGAGCGAGGAGTGGAAGCCGCCGAGCGCCCAGACCGCCACCATCGCCGCGGCCAGGATCCGCAGTTCGCGGCGAGCCGTCGCGGGCACCCGGAGCTGACGGCGCGGTGGGGCCGAGCTGATCTGCGTTGCGCCGGTCGTCGCAGTCGCCGTGGCGGGGGCGGACGGCCGCATGGAGCCGGGCGGTCGAAGTCGCGGCTCTGGCCCTGTGAGGAGCATCGCTGCCCCGGCGATGAACAGGACCGCCAGCGCGAGGTAGATCATCACGGTGTTCTCAGGGCGGAGGTAGACGAGCGCGGTCGCGGCTACGACGCCGAGCGCCATCCCTGCGGGGGGTGCGACGCTGTTGGCCACCGCACCGCGTCCCGGGCGACCGGGGGCTTCGAGGTCCAGCAGGGCGGCGCCGACCGCCCCGATGGCCACGCCGGTGGCGATTCCCTGCACGACCCGCGCGGCGATCAGCAGGCCGGGCCCGGAGGCAACAGCCAGCAGCAGCATCGCGACCGCCTGGACGATCAGGGCGATCACGGTGACCGGTTTACGGCCGTAGCGGTCGGACAGGGTGCCGGCGAGCAGTAGCGCCAGCAGCAACCCCACGGGGTAGACGGCGAAGACGACGCTGATCGTGAGTTCCGAAAGTTTCCACTGCTGCTGGTAGAGCGGGTAGAGCGGGGTGGGCGCGCTGGAGGCGGCCAGCAGTGCGATGAGCACCGCCGCGTACCGGGGGAACAGTCCCGCTGGCATGACACCTCCACTTAAAGCTATCCGTTTGCGTTAGTGGACCGTAGCCCGTATCGTTCTCTAACGCAAACCGTTAGCTTTAAGTGGAGGACGTGCATGACCACCCCCCTGACGCCCCCGGAGGCGGCCGCTCTCGCCGCCCGTGCCGGGCTGCTGGTCGAGGAAGCCCGGCACGCCGGGCTGGCGGCGGCAACCAACCACATCCACGACGCCGTCAAGGTCCTGCGGGAGCTCGACTTCGGCGACACACCACCGGCCTTCGTGTACGAGGCCGGCACGCGTCGACAGAAGGATGACCATGCAGCTGCCTGACCTGTCGCTTACCGAACTCGCCGCGGCGATCCAGGCTCGCGAACTCTCGCCCGTCGAGCTGGTCGACGCCGTGCTGGAGCGCGCCGAGCGCACGGAACCCCAGCTCAACGCGTACTCCGCGATCGACGCCGACGGAGCGCGCGAGGCGGCGCACGCCGCCGAACGCGCGCTGGCCGCCGGCCGGGACGCTGGCCCGCTCGCCGGCATCCCGGTCGGCATCAAGGACCTCATCGACATCGAGGGCAGACCCACCGGTGCGGGCTCCGGGGTGCGCGACGGCCACCGCGCCGAGAAGGACAGCGCGGTGGTGTCGAGTCTGCGCGACGCTGGGGCGATCTTGCTCGGCAAGACCCACACCCACGAGTTCGCCTACGGTCTGATCACGCCGCAGACGCGCAACGCCGTCAACGGCGACAGGGTGGCCGGCGGATCCAGCGGAGGGTCCGCGGCAGCCGTGGCCGCGGGCAGCGCCACCTTCGCCCTCGGCACCGACACCGGCGGCTCGATCCGCGTCCCGGCCGCCCTCAACGGCGTGGTGGGCCTCAAGCCCACGTACGACCTCGTGTCCCGCCAGGGCGTCACGTCACTGTCGTGGTCCCTGGACCACGTCGGACCGATCACGCGTACGGTCGCCGACGCCGCTCTCGCCCTCTCCGCCCTCACCGGGCGCCGCGCCGCGCTGCACACCGACCTGCGCGGAATTCGCGTGGGCGTGCCGCGGAACTACTACTTCGACCGGCTCGACCCGCAGGTCGAGAGGGCGGTGCTCGCCGCCGTCGACAAGCTCGCCGCGCTGGGCGCCACCCTCGTCGACGTGGACATCCCGATGACGCGCTACCTCGTCCCCGCGCAGTTGGTGATCATGCTGGCCGAGGCGAGCGCCTACCACGAGCACACCCTGCGCGCCGCCGCCGACCTGTACGGCGAGGACGTCCGCGGCCTGCTCGAAGCCGGCGGGCTGCTGGGCGCCGGCGAATACCTGCGCGGCCAGCGTGCCCGCACCCTGGTCCGGGAGGCATGGTCAGGGCTGTTCACCGAGGTCGACGTCCTCGCCGCTCCGACCGTGCCGATCACCGCGGTTCCGATCGGACAGGAGAACATCGTCTGGCCGAACGGGGAGGTAGAGAGCGTGACGGACGCGTACGTGCGGCTCTGTGCTCCCGCGAACCTGACCGGTTTTCCCGCTCTGAGCGTTCCGGTTGGCTTCGACGACGACGCCCTGCCGATTGGCCTGCAGCTGATCGGAGCACCCTTCACCGAGGACGTCCTGCTGCGCGTCGGTCTGGCCCACGAGGAGGCTACCGGTTAAAGCGAAATGTTTGCCTTAGGCTGGTGGCCATGAGCCGCAAGCCCATGGCACGCCCCGGTGGCCGCAGCACCCGCATCCAGAGGTCGGTACACGACGCGGTGCGCGCCCTGTTGGCCGAGACCGACCGCGACAACCTGACCGTCCCGATGATCGCCGCTCGGGCCGGTGTCACCCCCTCGACCATCTACCGGCGCTGGGGTGACCTGCAGGAACTGCTGTCGGACGTGGCCGTCGAACGGCTGCGGCCCGAGGCGGCGCCCGAGGACCACGGCTCCTTCGCGGAAGATCTCGCCGCCTGGGCCGAGTCCTTCCTCGACGAGATGTCCTCACCACCGGGGAAGGCCTACATCCGGGACGCACTGCTCGGCGATCCCGACGGCACCAACGCCGGGCAGTGCTCCG contains:
- a CDS encoding amidase codes for the protein MQLPDLSLTELAAAIQARELSPVELVDAVLERAERTEPQLNAYSAIDADGAREAAHAAERALAAGRDAGPLAGIPVGIKDLIDIEGRPTGAGSGVRDGHRAEKDSAVVSSLRDAGAILLGKTHTHEFAYGLITPQTRNAVNGDRVAGGSSGGSAAAVAAGSATFALGTDTGGSIRVPAALNGVVGLKPTYDLVSRQGVTSLSWSLDHVGPITRTVADAALALSALTGRRAALHTDLRGIRVGVPRNYYFDRLDPQVERAVLAAVDKLAALGATLVDVDIPMTRYLVPAQLVIMLAEASAYHEHTLRAAADLYGEDVRGLLEAGGLLGAGEYLRGQRARTLVREAWSGLFTEVDVLAAPTVPITAVPIGQENIVWPNGEVESVTDAYVRLCAPANLTGFPALSVPVGFDDDALPIGLQLIGAPFTEDVLLRVGLAHEEATG
- a CDS encoding TetR/AcrR family transcriptional regulator, encoding MSRKPMARPGGRSTRIQRSVHDAVRALLAETDRDNLTVPMIAARAGVTPSTIYRRWGDLQELLSDVAVERLRPEAAPEDHGSFAEDLAAWAESFLDEMSSPPGKAYIRDALLGDPDGTNAGQCSAYAAEQINIILARATERQEPTPPLEAVMDQLVAPIMYRILFRPDGLGEAHLRTLLYRATNAGGQRGDRSA
- a CDS encoding MFS transporter, translated to MPAGLFPRYAAVLIALLAASSAPTPLYPLYQQQWKLSELTISVVFAVYPVGLLLALLLAGTLSDRYGRKPVTVIALIVQAVAMLLLAVASGPGLLIAARVVQGIATGVAIGAVGAALLDLEAPGRPGRGAVANSVAPPAGMALGVVAATALVYLRPENTVMIYLALAVLFIAGAAMLLTGPEPRLRPPGSMRPSAPATATATTGATQISSAPPRRQLRVPATARRELRILAAAMVAVWALGGFHSSLGPSLLLHIAPALPLAAGGLIFLAVTVTAVPVVLLTRAAPRAAVRVGSLAVPLAAVLTVAALHGGGPPALLGGAVLAGAAFGMVNQGSIRMVTAPVGERHRAAVVAVCSIVNYLAMSLPAVAVGAVARMSGLATATHVYAMGTVLLGLAASVVLALASRSIPNTEGH